A single region of the Elizabethkingia sp. JS20170427COW genome encodes:
- a CDS encoding 30S ribosomal protein S16, with protein sequence MSVKIRLQRHGKKGKPFFHIVVADSRARRDGKFIEKIGTYNPITNPATIELNVDSAVQWLNNGAQPTDTARAILSYKGALYKKHLQGGVAKGAFDQAEADKKFNAWLEAKEAKVAGKVSGLAQAKVDAKNAALEAEAKVNEARIAAKKEAEEAAAQEAPAAEEEASNDSAEA encoded by the coding sequence ATGTCAGTAAAAATTAGATTACAAAGACACGGTAAAAAAGGTAAACCTTTTTTCCACATTGTAGTAGCAGATTCAAGAGCTAGAAGAGATGGTAAATTTATCGAGAAAATCGGTACTTACAACCCAATTACTAACCCTGCAACTATCGAACTTAATGTAGATTCTGCAGTTCAGTGGTTAAACAACGGTGCTCAACCAACAGATACTGCTAGAGCTATCCTTTCTTACAAAGGTGCCCTTTACAAAAAACACTTACAAGGTGGTGTAGCTAAAGGTGCTTTCGATCAAGCTGAAGCTGATAAAAAATTCAATGCTTGGTTAGAAGCTAAAGAAGCAAAAGTTGCTGGTAAAGTTTCTGGTTTAGCTCAAGCTAAAGTAGATGCTAAAAATGCTGCTTTAGAAGCTGAAGCAAAAGTAAACGAAGCAAGAATTGCTGCTAAAAAAGAAGCTGAAGAAGCTGCTGCTCAAGAAGCTCCAGCTGCTGAAGAAGAAGCGTCTAACGATTCTGCTGAAGCTTAA
- a CDS encoding DUF5077 domain-containing protein: MKFLQIKLTNFSSTAPHHKSYNWLYEEVEVPKGYDPLSTFYMAIGFYRGYFGMQTNSDTERRVLFSV; encoded by the coding sequence TTGAAATTCCTGCAAATAAAGCTTACTAATTTTAGTAGTACAGCTCCTCATCATAAATCGTATAATTGGCTGTATGAGGAAGTTGAAGTTCCTAAGGGATATGATCCGCTAAGTACTTTTTATATGGCGATAGGTTTTTATAGAGGATACTTTGGGATGCAAACCAATTCGGATACCGAGCGAAGAGTGTTGTTTTCTGTATAG
- a CDS encoding TonB-dependent siderophore receptor, with the protein MKKIVISAASLCTVMVLGQKKDSTNIKEIQTVSIQGTKNFRTPNSESVARLPLKNLENPTVFNVVPKEIISEMNATDFNTAMASAPGVVVNNSVNDSGNDIFLRGFTSSANFRNGLLQNPRIQSEIANIERVEVVKGPSGTLFGGTLANYGGVVNIITKKPQENFGGILSYTTGSWGMSRITADVNTPLNKEKTALARVNLAHYSQDSFQDAGYSKGVFFSTALSYKVNDNTQVNLDVEYHSNNKTLNAYIRSSEKITLKSMKDLTDAHSRSFTSNNIGSPRDNFITSAEVIHKINDQWTSRTTYQRGQANENESIFLVLSYVNNNTVSRGIRPFDNFKITTDNIQQNFIGDFKIGDFRNRLVVGADYFTQTTKNQYGRFGNSAFVQYDTVQLDSQSPWQPISRSVVEGLDRTQTLLDINKINTFSIYASNVFNVTDNLLVMASLRMDNYKNFNIISNGVEGGGEYKQTQFSPKFGLVYEAVKDQVSFFTNYVNGFKNVAPTRDPNDLQGNTFIEYKPEQGNQTEVGVKLDLFNKKLLATVSYYNIGIKNRLMPDPSGIAGLYIQDGNIKSQGLEVDLVANPVRGLNIVAGYGYNDNHYDDRSVNNGKRAAWTPRHVANLWTSYKILDGKFEGLGFGAGFNYVDKTYINITNHFLAPAYTTVGATAFYDKKKYRIGLKLNNAFNEIYWNFYGQPQKTREVLVNFAFKF; encoded by the coding sequence GTGAAGAAGATAGTAATTTCCGCAGCATCATTATGTACTGTTATGGTTTTGGGTCAAAAAAAAGATTCTACTAATATTAAAGAAATACAAACTGTATCCATTCAAGGAACTAAAAACTTTAGAACTCCAAACTCAGAATCGGTAGCAAGATTACCATTGAAAAACTTGGAAAACCCAACAGTTTTCAACGTTGTCCCTAAAGAAATTATTAGTGAAATGAACGCTACCGATTTCAATACAGCAATGGCTTCGGCTCCAGGGGTAGTAGTTAATAATTCGGTAAATGATAGTGGGAATGATATCTTTTTAAGAGGATTTACTTCTTCAGCGAATTTTAGAAATGGATTACTTCAAAATCCGAGAATACAATCTGAAATAGCAAATATAGAACGTGTAGAAGTGGTAAAAGGTCCTTCAGGAACATTGTTTGGAGGGACTTTAGCTAATTATGGTGGAGTGGTGAATATAATTACTAAAAAACCTCAAGAGAATTTTGGAGGAATCTTGAGTTATACCACAGGAAGTTGGGGGATGAGCAGGATTACTGCTGATGTAAATACCCCATTGAATAAAGAAAAAACAGCTTTAGCTCGTGTTAATTTGGCCCACTACTCTCAGGACTCTTTCCAAGATGCGGGATATAGCAAAGGAGTTTTTTTCTCTACTGCATTGTCTTACAAGGTGAATGATAATACCCAAGTAAATCTGGATGTGGAGTATCACTCTAATAATAAAACTCTTAATGCTTATATTCGTAGCTCGGAAAAGATTACTTTAAAATCTATGAAAGATCTTACCGATGCTCACAGTAGATCATTTACCAGTAACAATATAGGTTCTCCTAGAGATAATTTTATTACCAGTGCCGAAGTAATTCATAAAATAAATGACCAATGGACATCTCGTACAACTTACCAAAGAGGGCAAGCTAATGAGAATGAATCTATTTTCTTAGTTTTAAGTTATGTGAATAACAATACGGTAAGTAGAGGGATTAGGCCTTTTGATAATTTTAAGATTACAACCGATAATATCCAACAGAATTTTATAGGGGATTTCAAAATTGGTGATTTTAGAAATAGATTGGTAGTAGGAGCGGATTACTTTACCCAAACAACTAAAAACCAATACGGAAGATTTGGAAATTCGGCTTTTGTACAATACGATACCGTACAGTTGGATAGCCAATCCCCATGGCAACCAATTTCCAGAAGCGTTGTAGAGGGATTAGATCGTACTCAGACATTATTAGATATTAATAAGATTAATACTTTTAGCATCTATGCATCCAATGTATTTAATGTTACCGATAATTTATTGGTAATGGCAAGTTTAAGGATGGATAATTATAAAAACTTTAATATAATCTCCAATGGTGTAGAAGGAGGAGGTGAGTATAAGCAAACTCAGTTTTCACCAAAGTTTGGATTGGTGTATGAAGCTGTAAAAGATCAGGTTTCTTTCTTTACAAATTATGTTAATGGATTTAAAAATGTTGCTCCAACAAGAGATCCTAATGATTTGCAAGGAAATACTTTTATAGAATATAAACCAGAGCAAGGAAACCAAACCGAAGTTGGGGTAAAGTTAGATTTATTTAATAAAAAATTATTAGCTACTGTTAGTTATTATAATATAGGAATTAAAAATCGTTTGATGCCAGACCCATCAGGGATTGCAGGGTTATATATCCAAGATGGTAATATTAAAAGCCAAGGATTGGAAGTGGATTTAGTAGCTAATCCTGTAAGAGGACTTAATATTGTAGCTGGCTATGGTTATAATGATAATCATTATGACGATCGCTCTGTTAATAACGGAAAAAGAGCTGCTTGGACACCAAGACATGTGGCAAATCTTTGGACGAGTTATAAAATTTTGGATGGTAAATTCGAAGGTTTAGGATTTGGAGCTGGATTTAATTATGTAGATAAAACCTATATTAATATCACCAACCATTTCTTAGCTCCAGCTTATACTACAGTGGGAGCCACTGCCTTTTATGATAAGAAAAAATATAGAATAGGTCTTAAACTGAATAACGCCTTCAATGAAATATATTGGAATTTCTATGGGCAGCCTCAGAAAACAAGAGAAGTACTTGTAAACTTCGCATTTAAATTTTAA
- the tpx gene encoding thiol peroxidase, which produces MANITFHGDAASTVGTLPQAGEQLKDFALVASDLSEKNLESYKGKKVVFNIFPSVDTGVCAASVRHFNQDATSIKNAVVVNVSKDLPFALNRFCAAEGIKNVESLSDFRGSFGNDYGVTLADSPLKGLLSRAVIVADENGKVLYSEQVPEITQEPNYEAALNALK; this is translated from the coding sequence ATGGCAAATATCACATTTCACGGAGATGCTGCATCTACAGTAGGAACTTTACCTCAAGCTGGTGAGCAACTTAAAGATTTCGCATTAGTAGCTTCTGATTTATCAGAAAAAAATCTAGAAAGCTATAAAGGAAAAAAAGTAGTTTTCAACATTTTCCCTAGTGTTGACACTGGAGTATGTGCAGCTTCAGTAAGACATTTCAACCAAGATGCTACAAGTATAAAAAATGCTGTTGTTGTAAATGTTTCTAAAGATTTACCTTTTGCTCTTAATCGTTTCTGTGCTGCAGAGGGAATTAAGAATGTGGAATCTCTTTCAGATTTTAGAGGTAGTTTCGGAAACGACTATGGTGTAACTCTAGCAGATTCTCCTCTTAAAGGATTACTAAGTAGAGCGGTAATTGTTGCTGATGAAAATGGTAAAGTTCTTTATTCTGAACAAGTACCAGAAATCACTCAAGAGCCCAATTATGAAGCAGCTCTTAATGCTTTAAAATAA
- a CDS encoding DUF3472 domain-containing protein — protein sequence MNNFGGEGTGGQSYVKDAQWKTGEKVAFVMNVLPQANNTVVLSAWYKLDSQKKWNYIASWRAPKENRYFEGFHSFLENYGFPNGQQKRMAEYFNAYGYDYEEGRWVNLNKVRFSNTDGKKGQRVDYEQGVSPLHPSRFYMASGGYTPTVKTDDELPLANTPPNCGFK from the coding sequence GTGAATAACTTTGGTGGCGAAGGAACGGGAGGGCAATCCTATGTGAAAGATGCCCAGTGGAAGACAGGTGAGAAAGTAGCCTTTGTGATGAATGTGCTACCACAGGCGAATAACACTGTTGTGCTTTCGGCTTGGTATAAATTAGATTCTCAAAAAAAATGGAATTATATCGCTTCATGGAGGGCTCCTAAAGAAAATAGGTATTTTGAAGGGTTTCATTCCTTTTTAGAAAATTATGGGTTTCCCAATGGCCAGCAAAAAAGAATGGCAGAGTATTTTAATGCCTATGGATACGATTATGAGGAAGGAAGATGGGTGAACCTTAACAAGGTTAGATTCAGTAATACAGATGGTAAAAAAGGACAAAGAGTAGATTATGAACAGGGAGTTTCTCCCTTGCATCCTAGCCGTTTTTATATGGCTTCGGGCGGATATACTCCTACTGTAAAAACAGATGATGAACTCCCTCTTGCTAATACTCCCCCCAACTGTGGATTTAAATAA
- a CDS encoding PepSY domain-containing protein gives MEINKQTKKRKQGKTLTKKITGWLHLWLGLVSGVILLAVTLSGTVFVYCDEIIDLLAGDAKYVTAQSNTPKKTPEELLTIFHKEVPDRKAFYIDMYKGADRSFRVASASVPKQKSGEKVEKKKGQRGPRGVFAYHYMNPYTGEILGNTKSYEFFYVVAHIHAQLLAGKLGKTVVGIASIIFLIQLIGGLILWWPKKWNKTTKTAAFKIKSGTQWRRKNYDLHNVVGFYALLPALFLTITGLIMAYECLTNLTMKTFGASPDAHELSKKYEPTFDASKNALSFADYQKKMFTEFPDAKQLRMGIPRNDSMTVYHIGVARFIGLKSMYDGKSFDTNKYTGEEIKYPKEIEMHEVVEHTNFDLHVGYWGGQFGKLFTFLVGIITTSLPITGFLIWWGRRNKKSKKKDEVKSIHHHRKEIGNGQLA, from the coding sequence ATGGAAATAAATAAGCAAACGAAGAAGCGAAAGCAGGGAAAGACGCTTACAAAAAAAATTACAGGATGGTTGCATCTTTGGTTAGGACTTGTCTCGGGGGTGATTTTATTGGCTGTAACCCTTTCTGGGACGGTTTTTGTGTATTGTGATGAGATTATAGATCTATTGGCAGGAGATGCAAAATATGTAACAGCACAATCTAATACTCCCAAAAAAACACCAGAGGAATTATTGACGATTTTTCATAAAGAAGTCCCAGATAGAAAAGCTTTTTATATTGATATGTATAAAGGGGCGGATCGAAGCTTTAGGGTAGCTTCGGCGAGTGTACCTAAGCAAAAATCTGGAGAAAAAGTAGAAAAAAAGAAAGGGCAAAGAGGACCACGTGGAGTATTTGCCTATCATTATATGAATCCATATACAGGAGAAATACTCGGAAATACAAAATCTTACGAGTTTTTTTATGTAGTAGCCCATATCCATGCACAACTTTTGGCAGGGAAACTAGGGAAGACTGTAGTAGGGATTGCTTCTATAATTTTTCTGATTCAGTTGATTGGAGGATTGATTTTGTGGTGGCCTAAAAAATGGAATAAAACTACCAAAACAGCTGCTTTCAAAATAAAATCGGGTACCCAATGGAGAAGAAAAAATTATGACTTACACAATGTGGTAGGATTTTATGCCCTTTTACCAGCTTTATTTTTAACAATTACAGGGCTTATTATGGCATACGAATGTTTAACCAATCTTACCATGAAAACTTTTGGAGCAAGTCCAGATGCCCATGAGTTGAGTAAAAAGTACGAGCCTACTTTTGATGCATCTAAAAATGCTCTTTCATTTGCTGATTATCAAAAGAAAATGTTTACCGAATTTCCCGATGCAAAACAATTGAGAATGGGGATTCCTAGAAATGATTCTATGACGGTTTATCATATAGGAGTAGCCAGATTTATAGGTTTAAAAAGTATGTACGATGGAAAAAGCTTCGATACAAATAAATATACCGGTGAGGAAATAAAATATCCTAAAGAAATAGAAATGCATGAAGTAGTAGAACATACCAATTTTGATCTTCATGTAGGATATTGGGGAGGACAGTTTGGAAAACTTTTTACCTTCCTTGTTGGTATTATCACTACTAGTTTACCTATTACAGGGTTTTTAATCTGGTGGGGTAGAAGAAATAAAAAATCTAAAAAGAAAGATGAGGTAAAATCAATTCATCATCATAGAAAAGAAATAGGAAATGGGCAATTGGCGTAG
- the rimM gene encoding ribosome maturation factor RimM (Essential for efficient processing of 16S rRNA) — translation MRKEDCYFLGKIIRRHGLSGNVILKLDTDQPEFYNKLESIFIEINGLLVPFFIEKRSWSKVDSLNLFFKNTTEAMVDQIIGKNVYLPLATLPKLTGKQFYYHEVLKYEVKDSHGNSCGVIREINDQTAQHYFILVLDGKEVIIPIIKDWILDVDRDHQIITMQLPEGLLEVYTQ, via the coding sequence ATGCGTAAAGAAGATTGCTATTTCCTTGGTAAAATTATTCGCAGACACGGGCTTTCGGGCAACGTGATCTTAAAGCTAGATACAGACCAACCCGAATTTTATAACAAATTGGAATCAATATTCATTGAAATCAATGGATTATTGGTTCCATTTTTTATTGAAAAAAGGTCTTGGAGTAAAGTAGATTCTCTTAACCTATTTTTTAAAAATACTACAGAAGCAATGGTAGATCAGATTATCGGAAAAAATGTATATCTACCCCTTGCGACCTTACCGAAACTTACCGGAAAACAATTCTATTACCACGAAGTACTGAAATATGAAGTGAAAGATAGTCATGGTAATTCTTGTGGAGTAATTCGCGAGATTAATGACCAAACAGCTCAGCATTATTTTATTTTGGTGTTAGACGGCAAAGAAGTGATTATCCCAATTATCAAAGATTGGATTTTGGATGTAGATAGAGATCATCAGATAATCACCATGCAACTTCCTGAAGGATTATTAGAAGTTTATACTCAATAG
- a CDS encoding alpha/beta hydrolase, translated as MGNWRSLFFILLLGGIILGKSQDKILNGEIVKLSSKLLNEERTVWVHLPKSYYNNKIKPAKYPVIYLLDANINYGYFTGVIDFFTRGPYAEMPEVIVVAIENTDRPRDFTPSKSFVINPNNPSVKLFETSGGANQFLKFINEELKPFIASHYRVSGFNVLVGHSFGGLFTLYTFLSQPQSFNAYIANDPSLWWDKHLLVNVLKENLNKNKSLGKNISLFISEANNAEEENKWDNAMTSAIQEFVKLMRSQQEVAFQSSYYPEDHHGTVSLPGNIDGLRFIFKGFRSDIKQISKNPQLLMESYQHFSKQKGAEFLPSETYLNAIIKFTKENNPTNEAYFQQLKKILYSL; from the coding sequence ATGGGCAATTGGCGTAGTTTGTTTTTTATCCTCTTATTAGGAGGAATTATTTTGGGAAAATCTCAGGATAAAATATTAAATGGAGAAATTGTAAAATTATCTTCTAAGTTATTAAATGAGGAAAGAACAGTATGGGTGCATCTTCCCAAGTCTTATTATAATAATAAAATAAAGCCAGCAAAATACCCAGTTATTTATTTACTGGATGCTAATATTAATTATGGATACTTTACTGGAGTTATTGATTTTTTCACCAGAGGTCCGTATGCAGAAATGCCTGAAGTAATAGTGGTAGCTATAGAAAATACAGATAGACCACGAGATTTTACACCTTCGAAGTCGTTTGTTATAAATCCGAATAACCCTAGTGTAAAGTTGTTTGAAACTTCTGGAGGTGCTAATCAATTTTTGAAATTTATCAATGAGGAGTTGAAACCTTTTATTGCTTCCCATTACAGAGTTAGTGGTTTTAACGTATTGGTAGGGCATTCTTTTGGAGGGTTATTTACTCTTTATACCTTCCTTAGTCAACCTCAATCCTTCAATGCATATATTGCTAATGATCCAAGTTTGTGGTGGGATAAACATCTTTTAGTAAATGTTTTGAAGGAAAACCTGAATAAGAATAAGAGTCTAGGAAAAAATATTTCATTATTTATTTCTGAAGCTAATAATGCAGAAGAAGAGAATAAATGGGACAATGCTATGACATCAGCGATTCAGGAGTTTGTAAAGTTGATGAGGTCTCAACAGGAAGTAGCTTTTCAAAGTTCATATTACCCTGAAGATCATCATGGGACAGTTTCGCTTCCAGGAAATATAGATGGATTACGTTTTATATTCAAAGGATTTAGGTCAGATATCAAGCAGATCAGCAAAAATCCTCAATTATTGATGGAATCCTATCAGCATTTTTCAAAACAAAAAGGAGCGGAATTTTTACCATCAGAGACCTATCTCAATGCAATTATAAAATTCACCAAAGAAAATAATCCTACTAACGAAGCTTATTTTCAACAATTGAAAAAAATACTTTATTCATTATAA